One Grus americana isolate bGruAme1 chromosome Z, bGruAme1.mat, whole genome shotgun sequence DNA window includes the following coding sequences:
- the ATP5F1A gene encoding ATP synthase subunit alpha, mitochondrial, with the protein MLSARVAAALARSLPRQAGLISRNTLGAAFVATRNIHASKTCFQKTGTAEVSSILEERILGADTSAELEETGRVLSIGDGIARVYGLRNVQAEEMVEFSSGLKGMSLNLEPDNVGVVVFGNDRLIKEGDVVKRTGAIVDVPVGEELLGRVVDALGNPIDGKGPITSKTRRRVGLKAPGIIPRISVREPMQTGIKAVDSLVPIGRGQRELIIGDRQTGKTSIAIDTIINQKRFNDGTDEKKKLYCIYVAIGQKRSTVAQLVKRLTDADAMKYTIVVSATASDAAPLQYLAPYSGCSMGEYFRDNGKHALIIYDDLSKQAVAYRQMSLLLRRPPGREAYPGDVFYLHSRLLERAAKMNDSFGGGSLTALPVIETQAGDVSAYIPTNVISITDGQIFLETELFYKGIRPAINVGLSVSRVGSAAQTRAMKQVAGTMKLELAQYREVAAFAQFGSDLDAATQQLLNRGVRLTELLKQGQYVPMAIEEQVAVIYAGVRGHLDKLEPSKITKFESAFLAHVLSQHQALLSTIRTEGKISDQTEAKLKEIVTSFLATFEA; encoded by the exons GCACTGCTGAGGTATCCTCTATTCTTGAGGAAcgtattttgggagctgacacCTCTGCTGAACTTGAGGAGACTGGCCGTGTGCTCTCGATTGGTGATGGTATTGCCCGTGTGTATGGCCTAAGAAATGTCCAGGCAGAAGAAATGGTTGAATTCTCTTCTGGACTGAAG GGTATGTCCTTGAATTTGGAGCCCGACAATGTTGGTGTTGTCGTGTTTGGTAACGACAGACTGATCAAGGAGGGGGATGTTGTGAAGAGGACTGGTGCCATTGTGGATGTTCCAGTTGGGGAAGAGCTGCTGGGCCGTGTTGTAGATGCCCTGGGCAATCCAATTGATGGGAAG gGTCCTATTACATCTAAGACACGTAGAAGAGTTGGCTTAAAGGCCCCTGGGATCATTCCCAGAATATCTGTGCGTGAACCTATGCAGACAGGTATTAAGGCTGTGGACAGCTTGGTGCCAATCGGCCGTGGCCAGCGTGAGCTGATCATTGGTGACAGGCAGACTGG GAAAACTTCAATTGCAATTGACACAATAATCAACCAGAAACGATTTAATGATGgaacagatgagaaaaagaagCTGTACTGTATCTATGTTGCAATTGGCCAGAAGAGATCTACTGTTGCTCAGCTGGTGAAGAGGCTCACTGATGCAG ATGCCATGAAGTACACTATTGTGGTGTCTGCCACAGCATCCGATGCGGCACCCCTTCAGTATTTGGCTCCCTATTCGGGCTGCTCCATGGGGGAATACTTCAGAGACAATGGCAAACATGCCTTAATCATCTATGATGACTTATCCAAACAG GCTGTTGCCTATCGTCAGATGTCTCTGCTGCTGCGTCGTCCACCTGGTCGTGAAGCCTATCCAGGTGATGTGTTCTACCTGCACTCTCGCCTGCTGGAGAGAGCAGCCAAAATGAATGATTCCTTTGGAGGTGGCTCTCTGACTGCCTTGCCTGTCATCGAAACTCAGGCTGGTGATGTGTCTGCTTACATTCCAACCAATGTAATCTCCATCACTGATGGACAG ATCTTCTTGGAAACTGAGTTGTTCTACAAAGGTATCCGTCCAGCCATCAATGTTGGTCTGTCTGTGTCCCGTGTAGGTTCTGCTGCTCAGACCAGGGCTATGAAGCAG GTGGCAGGTACCATGAAGCTGGAATTGGCTCAGTATCGTGAAGTAGCTGCCTTTGCTCAGTTTGGGTCTGATCTGGATGCTGCCACACAACAGCTGCTGAACCGGGGTGTACGTCTGACAGAGCTCCTCAAACAAGGACAGTATG tTCCCATGGCTATAGAGGAACAGGTTGCAGTCATCTATGCTGGTGTAAGAGGTCATTTGGACAAGCTGGAGCCCAGCAAAATCACTAAATTTGAGAGTGCTTTCCTTGCTCATGTACTGAGCCAGCACCAGGCCCTGCTCTCCACTATCAG GACTGAAGGGAAGATTTCTGACCAGACAGAAGCTAAGTTGAAGGAAATAGTCACAAGTTTCCTGGCTACTTTTGAGGCATAA